A window of Deinococcus cellulosilyticus NBRC 106333 = KACC 11606 contains these coding sequences:
- a CDS encoding cysteine hydrolase family protein has translation MKTALLVIDVQDSFKVLPRWEKRNNPEFEHNLTRLIQEFRAQDLPVIWILHREHDSTDNPFHPEHPAYKLMDFLERRTDEVLFEKTTRNSFTSTGLQQHLTQLGIQHLVVTGIQTEQCCETTTRVAGDLGYRVSFVSEATRTFPIKHWEKEEFISAEDITRATEYHLAGRFATIHTVDSLLEQLQSGKQPVLL, from the coding sequence ATGAAAACCGCACTGCTTGTCATCGACGTTCAGGATTCCTTCAAAGTCCTTCCCCGCTGGGAAAAACGCAACAATCCTGAATTTGAACACAACCTCACCCGCCTGATTCAGGAATTCCGGGCGCAGGACCTGCCTGTGATCTGGATTCTGCACAGGGAACACGACAGCACCGACAATCCCTTTCACCCCGAGCATCCTGCCTACAAACTGATGGACTTCCTGGAGCGCAGAACGGACGAGGTGCTCTTCGAGAAGACCACCCGCAACTCTTTCACCTCAACGGGCTTGCAGCAGCACCTGACGCAACTGGGCATTCAGCATCTGGTGGTCACGGGCATTCAGACCGAGCAATGCTGCGAAACCACCACCAGGGTCGCCGGAGATCTGGGATACCGGGTGTCCTTTGTGAGCGAGGCCACACGCACCTTCCCCATCAAGCACTGGGAAAAAGAGGAATTCATCTCCGCCGAAGACATCACCCGGGCCACCGAGTACCACCTGGCCGGACGTTTTGCAACCATCCACACGGTGGACAGCCTGCTGGAACAGCTGCAGTCGGGAAAACAACCTGTGCTGCTTTGA
- a CDS encoding GlxA family transcriptional regulator produces the protein MPRVAFLILDAVHLLDLAGPVQVFSEACEMGADYQMIHCSTQPAVKSAQGLTLSDLVPLPDLGPGDLILVAGCRVGGNLRTLRCPPDEVLQWLQKHHRLGISITSVCSGAGVLGYAGLLSGRKCTTHHLLTSHLQEMFPKAKVQDNRLYVTDGNITTSAGIASGMDMALHFIEQQHGALFAAKLARDMVVYHRRQGMDLQDSLYLQYRAHLHSGVHRVQDFLIEHAHEQVPLAQLAELAHLSPRHLTRAFKEHTGLTPLQYQQRLRLEKARQLMQNRTLTVERIAELCGFEDARHFRRLYRELLGVSPREARALQV, from the coding sequence ATGCCCAGAGTTGCCTTTCTGATTCTTGATGCCGTTCATCTGCTGGATCTTGCCGGTCCCGTTCAGGTGTTTTCGGAGGCCTGCGAAATGGGAGCGGATTACCAGATGATCCATTGCTCCACCCAGCCTGCCGTGAAAAGTGCCCAGGGACTCACCCTCAGCGATCTGGTCCCTTTGCCAGACCTCGGTCCCGGGGATCTGATTCTGGTTGCAGGTTGCCGGGTCGGAGGCAACCTCAGGACTCTGCGCTGCCCTCCGGATGAGGTTTTACAGTGGCTGCAGAAGCACCACCGTCTGGGCATCAGCATCACCTCGGTGTGTTCAGGGGCAGGGGTGCTGGGGTATGCAGGGTTGCTCAGTGGTCGAAAGTGCACCACCCATCACCTGCTGACCTCCCACCTGCAGGAGATGTTTCCGAAGGCCAAAGTGCAGGACAACCGGCTGTATGTCACCGATGGGAACATCACCACCAGCGCAGGCATTGCTTCTGGCATGGACATGGCCCTGCATTTCATTGAACAGCAGCATGGGGCGCTCTTTGCCGCGAAGCTGGCCCGGGACATGGTGGTCTACCACCGCAGGCAGGGCATGGACCTGCAAGACAGCCTGTACCTGCAGTACCGGGCCCACCTGCACTCCGGGGTTCACCGGGTGCAGGACTTTCTGATTGAGCATGCCCATGAGCAGGTCCCCCTGGCACAACTGGCAGAACTGGCCCACCTGAGTCCCCGCCACCTCACCCGTGCTTTCAAGGAGCACACGGGGCTTACTCCACTGCAATACCAGCAGAGGTTGCGTCTGGAAAAGGCAAGGCAGCTGATGCAGAACCGCACCCTGACGGTGGAGCGCATTGCTGAGCTCTGTGGGTTTGAGGATGCCCGCCATTTCCGCAGGCTGTACCGTGAGCTGCTCGGGGTGAGCCCGAGAGAAGCCAGAGCCCTGCAGGTTTGA
- a CDS encoding TerC family protein: MFEWMSSSEMWIAFATLTLLEIVLGIDNIIFISILSGKLPAEQQAKARTVGLLLAMGTRLLLLLSLAWIIRLTAPLFSVFGQEISGRDLILIVGGLFLLYKATREIHEKLEGEDHEGVTKAPPNFSAVIGQILLVDIVFSLDSVITAVGMVDNIWVMVTSVVVTVIIMLFAAGPISAFVNRHPTVKMLALSFLLLIGMTLVAEGLGFHVPKGYIYFAMGFAVLVELLNIRTRKGKGKKVQFNEPQNNTH, encoded by the coding sequence ATGTTTGAATGGATGAGCAGTTCTGAGATGTGGATCGCTTTTGCGACCCTCACCCTGCTGGAGATTGTGCTGGGGATCGACAACATCATTTTCATCTCGATCCTCAGTGGCAAGCTTCCTGCAGAACAACAGGCAAAGGCCAGAACCGTCGGTCTGCTGCTGGCGATGGGAACCCGCCTGCTGCTGCTGCTGTCCCTGGCCTGGATCATTCGCCTGACTGCACCACTTTTCTCGGTGTTCGGACAGGAAATCAGTGGTCGGGACCTGATCCTGATTGTCGGGGGCCTCTTTCTGCTGTACAAGGCCACCCGTGAAATTCACGAGAAGCTGGAAGGGGAAGACCATGAGGGGGTCACCAAAGCTCCACCCAATTTCAGTGCAGTGATCGGGCAGATCCTGCTGGTGGACATCGTGTTTTCGCTGGACAGTGTGATCACTGCAGTGGGCATGGTGGACAACATCTGGGTGATGGTCACCTCGGTGGTGGTCACAGTGATCATCATGCTGTTCGCGGCCGGTCCCATCAGTGCCTTCGTGAACCGCCACCCCACCGTGAAGATGCTGGCCCTCTCTTTCCTGCTGTTGATCGGGATGACCCTGGTCGCAGAAGGCCTCGGGTTCCATGTGCCCAAGGGCTACATCTACTTTGCGATGGGCTTTGCTGTGCTGGTGGAACTGCTCAACATCCGCACCCGCAAGGGAAAAGGCAAGAAAGTGCAGTTCAACGAGCCACAGAACAACACCCACTGA
- a CDS encoding replication-associated recombination protein A gives MTLFEPAPPLAERLRPTTLDEVYGQKHLLAPGKPLRRMLEGGFLSSLILWGPPGVGKTTLARMISKTAKAHFIQLSAVTAGIKDVREAVEVAQRNRTKGERTVLFLDEIHRFNKAQQDALLPHVESGLLTLIGATTENPSFEVNPALRSRARTLVLKSLTDEDISGLLDRALTDSKGLPGVELTQEGRELLVQLADGDARRALGALEVASNIASPITPEAVKEAFGTHVPSMDKQGEDFYNLISALHKSVRASHVDGALYWLARMVAGGADPIYIARRIVRMAAEDIGLADPNALKLAMSAQQAMHLLGSPEGELALAQVVVYLALAPKSNSVYSAWGEVLRMAEEERQHPIPLHLRNAITGLMKSQGYGKGYAYYFDDPEGSFAQTYLPDELLGTEFYQPTGEGWESRVRERWSALKQKHHKEKP, from the coding sequence GTGACCCTTTTTGAACCTGCCCCTCCACTTGCAGAACGCCTGAGACCGACCACCCTGGATGAGGTGTACGGGCAGAAGCACCTGCTCGCTCCGGGGAAACCCCTCAGGCGCATGCTGGAAGGGGGATTCCTGAGCTCCCTGATCCTGTGGGGTCCTCCCGGGGTGGGGAAAACCACGCTGGCCCGCATGATCTCCAAAACCGCAAAAGCCCACTTCATCCAGCTGTCTGCAGTGACTGCAGGCATCAAAGACGTGCGTGAAGCCGTCGAGGTGGCCCAGAGGAACCGCACCAAAGGGGAGAGGACCGTCCTCTTTCTGGATGAAATTCACCGTTTCAACAAGGCGCAGCAGGATGCCCTGTTGCCCCATGTGGAAAGTGGCCTTTTGACCCTGATCGGGGCCACCACCGAGAATCCCAGTTTTGAGGTGAATCCTGCACTGCGTTCCAGGGCACGGACCCTGGTCCTCAAATCCCTCACCGATGAGGACATCTCTGGGTTGCTGGACCGTGCCCTGACCGATTCCAAAGGGCTGCCCGGAGTGGAACTGACCCAGGAAGGCAGGGAACTGCTGGTTCAGCTTGCAGATGGAGACGCCAGACGTGCTCTGGGGGCACTGGAAGTGGCTTCCAACATTGCCAGTCCCATCACCCCGGAGGCCGTCAAGGAAGCTTTCGGAACCCATGTGCCCAGCATGGACAAACAGGGCGAGGATTTCTACAACCTGATTTCTGCCCTGCACAAGAGCGTGAGGGCCTCCCACGTGGATGGTGCCCTGTACTGGCTTGCCCGCATGGTGGCGGGTGGGGCAGACCCCATCTACATTGCACGCCGCATTGTGCGCATGGCCGCTGAAGACATCGGGCTTGCAGATCCCAATGCCCTGAAACTCGCCATGAGTGCCCAGCAGGCCATGCACCTGCTGGGGAGTCCAGAAGGAGAACTGGCCCTGGCCCAGGTGGTGGTGTATCTGGCCCTGGCCCCCAAATCCAACAGCGTGTACAGCGCCTGGGGTGAGGTCCTGCGCATGGCCGAGGAGGAAAGGCAGCATCCCATCCCTCTGCACCTGCGCAATGCCATCACGGGTCTGATGAAATCCCAGGGATATGGAAAAGGCTACGCTTACTACTTCGATGACCCGGAAGGGTCTTTTGCGCAGACTTACCTGCCGGATGAACTGCTGGGCACAGAATTCTATCAGCCGACCGGAGAAGGATGGGAGTCCAGGGTGAGGGAACGCTGGTCTGCCCTGAAACAGAAGCACCACAAAGAAAAACCCTGA
- a CDS encoding phosphoribosyltransferase family protein — protein sequence MRTFPVNIGGVSRELPIVELKPGLSVALFNMLGDTEVTEAAGIALARKLPAEVDILVTPEVKALTLAHVVSRECGKPYVVVRKTQKPYMINPVVREVLSITTGKPQTLVLDGLDVEHLKGKKIAIVDDVVSTGGTLKSLSKIIEEVGGEVIAVLTVFTEGDERDDVIALGHLPLFKAE from the coding sequence GTGAGAACCTTTCCAGTCAACATTGGTGGCGTCAGTCGGGAACTTCCCATTGTGGAACTGAAGCCAGGCCTGAGTGTCGCCCTGTTCAACATGCTCGGGGACACCGAGGTGACCGAGGCCGCAGGGATTGCCCTGGCCAGAAAGCTCCCTGCAGAAGTGGACATTCTGGTGACCCCGGAGGTGAAAGCCCTGACCCTGGCCCATGTGGTGAGCCGGGAGTGCGGTAAGCCTTACGTGGTGGTGCGCAAAACCCAGAAGCCGTACATGATCAATCCCGTGGTGCGTGAAGTGCTGTCCATCACCACAGGCAAACCCCAGACCCTGGTCCTCGATGGCCTGGATGTGGAGCACCTGAAAGGCAAGAAAATTGCCATTGTGGATGATGTGGTCTCCACTGGGGGCACCCTCAAGAGCCTCTCGAAGATCATTGAAGAGGTGGGTGGGGAAGTGATCGCTGTGCTGACCGTCTTCACAGAGGGTGATGAGCGGGACGATGTGATCGCGCTGGGTCACCTGCCCCTTTTCAAGGCAGAATAA
- a CDS encoding GGDEF domain-containing protein, translating to MFSDLTPSDFTARQNASRRPVYLLVMGFINVIGWVFSLFVLNAIPLIHWIVNGTFAVLTAVTVLLALRPRTLPFFEVVVGVVINFAMLSTVFVGLYDHPKTYDPLEYVLFVPAAYIAAFSFLGVLRGTVVCLSVFLATLVLTLGHYLPQLDTLSAFELQAFKILKLHYITSMVEILGLYGLTTFLERQLKARIQAESTARYAFIDTLTGLSNRRMFQHRLEQTLQHASEKHTGFALMFIDLDHFKQVNDRYGHQAGDELLQQISGRLSQNLRRTDLLARISGDEFAVIAEGITDDQSALTLAEKLISSLSERFDLTGTALHASASIGVSLYPHHGSTAKELLAHADQAMYDSKSKGRHACTLYSPDRSGPEQALSC from the coding sequence ATGTTTTCGGATCTCACCCCCAGCGATTTCACTGCCAGACAGAACGCCTCCCGGCGTCCGGTCTATCTGCTGGTGATGGGTTTCATCAACGTGATCGGGTGGGTGTTTTCGCTTTTTGTGCTGAATGCCATTCCCCTGATCCACTGGATTGTGAATGGAACATTTGCGGTGCTCACGGCTGTCACTGTGCTGCTTGCCCTGAGGCCCAGAACCCTGCCCTTCTTTGAAGTGGTGGTGGGGGTGGTGATCAACTTTGCCATGCTCTCCACGGTGTTTGTGGGTCTGTATGACCACCCGAAGACCTATGATCCGCTGGAATACGTGCTGTTTGTTCCAGCAGCCTACATCGCTGCATTTTCCTTCCTGGGTGTGCTCAGGGGAACTGTTGTGTGCCTGTCGGTGTTTCTGGCCACCCTCGTACTGACCCTGGGGCATTACCTGCCTCAGTTGGACACCCTGTCTGCCTTTGAACTTCAGGCCTTCAAGATCCTCAAACTTCATTACATCACCAGCATGGTGGAGATTCTGGGATTGTATGGCCTCACCACCTTTCTGGAACGGCAACTTAAGGCCCGCATTCAGGCAGAGTCCACCGCCCGTTATGCGTTCATTGATACGCTCACCGGACTGAGCAATCGACGCATGTTTCAGCACCGTCTGGAGCAGACCCTGCAGCATGCCAGTGAGAAACACACCGGGTTTGCCCTGATGTTCATTGACCTCGACCACTTCAAGCAGGTGAATGACCGCTACGGGCACCAGGCCGGAGACGAGCTCTTGCAGCAGATTTCTGGCCGCCTCTCCCAGAACCTGCGCCGCACCGATTTGCTGGCCCGCATCAGTGGAGATGAATTCGCCGTGATTGCGGAAGGCATCACTGATGATCAGTCTGCCCTCACCCTGGCCGAGAAGCTGATCTCCAGCCTCTCTGAACGGTTTGATTTGACCGGGACGGCTTTGCATGCCTCAGCAAGCATCGGGGTCAGCCTGTATCCCCACCACGGGAGCACCGCCAAGGAGCTCCTGGCCCATGCCGATCAGGCCATGTATGACAGCAAATCGAAAGGGCGTCATGCCTGCACCCTCTACAGCCCGGACCGCTCCGGTCCAGAACAGGCCCTGAGCTGCTGA